The Cicer arietinum cultivar CDC Frontier isolate Library 1 unplaced genomic scaffold, Cicar.CDCFrontier_v2.0 Ca_scaffold_335_v2.0, whole genome shotgun sequence DNA window attatttcgattataatttaattctccttaaataatttatatttaattaaaatttattaatcattttaaaattataattgattaaattcaacaatattcacgTCATAtgaacaattaaatgaaaacaCAAATGACAAAAGAAACaattgaaaaatacaaatgtttCAAACCAAACTTAACATCCATTACAAGTTACAGCTCCATCTAAACttcaatatttttctcatttcaCGAAATCACTAAACTATagaagaaatataattaaaaataatagttgaaatattaatatatttaatttaaaatttaatttaaatatatcaattttcaaatattttttttatctatattttgaagaaatattatattaaataatcatGATGATAATTAACAAGAACAATTGTAACAAGAACAATTGTAATTTCAAgagttgttattattgttattatatattattatatataggtAGGTTTTCTACCAGCAGTTGGCCTCCTTGCATTGAAATAAGCAGCAGCAACAGGGACACCAAGGTCATTTTGCATTGAAAAACTTCTTGTGTTGAAGTGATCCCTTGAAGAAGGAGTAGTAATTGAGTGCTTTTTCTTTTGCTTGAAAAGGACGAACACATACCTATGGATCCCTATGTTAGGCTTTGGTATTTCATAGCTTGTCAACTCTttacctatatatataaatgtaccCCCCCAAATATGGATGGGACATAAAACAAATAGGAGTCagttaattaatttcttttcaATGTGAAATCTTTTAGAGTaagattaataaattaatgtaacCTACCAAATGTGGAATCTGTTGTGCCTGGAATGTCAGTCACCATCCTGCAAAATTTGTAACAATGTGTAACTCCATAAtcccaattattattattattatcttacaaaattttatttaaagtctAATTGGGTccaactaaaaatttatttaggtctaataaataaactttttaaagcATGTTTTATTGGAACTTTTTAAGCATTTTagctaaaatatatatatgaaacaGTATTAGATATTGCAAGACATGTATAGCAAGATATGTGAAGATAATGATAATGACTAGATGTCGTCATGACCAAGACAAGGCGGCTATGAGATCTAATGATACTAAGAATTTGATTTCGAACTTTATTATAGTTTTTGTTTAGTTTAAATTGAGAAATTTATTATAGTTTCGATCAATAATTT harbors:
- the LOC101495644 gene encoding CEN-like protein 4, giving the protein MGSISLDPLVLGKVIGDVIDNFTPSIKMIVTYNNKEIFNGYEPFPSTVSTRPRVEIQGGDMRSLFTLIMIDPDVPGPSDPYMREHLHWMVTDIPGTTDSTFGKELTSYEIPKPNIGIHRYVFVLFKQKKKHSITTPSSRDHFNTRSFSMQNDLGVPVAAAYFNARRPTAGRKPTYI